The DNA region GACTGGGCCATACCGATTAAGAAAAAAGCTTATGATGACAAACAAACTTTTCACATAAAATTTTCTACCCATTTTTAGTGTATTCGAATGATCCCTCGAGATAGACTCCTCTCAGATGATTTTGCTGCTAGACGCGATGGAGCGAAGCCTATAGATAATAGGCGAGCATTGAGTAACGACGTATGCCAATTCATATTAGAGGAGTATAGATGGCTAATAACAATAATTTGTGTAATATTACTATATAATACTACAATTTATGCGCTTAACCCTACTAATGAGACTAAATTTTTAGGGCAAATCGCTATAGTAGATATACCGGCCGTTTTAGAGTCATCTATAGCAATTCACTCTATCAGAAAATCTGTTGAGAATATCAGTAAAAAAATGCATCAAACCTTATTACAAAAAGATTTGGAATTTAAGGAAATAGAAAGTCAATTACTTGCAAAACGGAGCACTCTAAGTGAAGCTGCTTTTAATGAAGAAGTAGATAATTTCAATCAAAAAGTAAATGCGGCACGGAAACAATTGCAAGAAAGAAAATTAGTGCTTGCACATTCCCATAGCGAAGCAGTAGGTAAGGTACAACAAGCTATCCTGAATATTATCAGTACACTCGCAGAAAAGCATAATATCGATATAGTAATTTCTAATACACAAATTTTATTTGCTAAAAATACTCTAAATATTACCCTTGAAGTAGTAGCAGAATTAAATAATAGCTTAAAACAGGTGCCAATTACTTACGAATAATTATGCTGAACACTTATTTTTTGCTATAGTCATTTAGGTTAAATTAGATACTAGGCGCAAGGAGTGAAGCCTAGAAATACTAGGTGAACGACGCGCAACAACGTAGCTAGTTTAACCTAAATGACTATATTAGACCAACACCCACTAGATCGACTTATGCAGGAAGTATACTGCTCGTCTTTCAAGAATTGGATTTTATTTTAAATGGCGCGCGCAGCGTACATGCCAGTACGTGAGCATGTGAGTCCATGATAAAAAAACAATTTTTGAAAGACGAGTAGTATATAATAAATCACAACAAGCTTTATAAAGGTTAGCATGGAAGAATTTACCCCTATCACAGTAGCATATGGAGATGGGATAGGCCCCGAAATAATGACAGCAGTGCTGCAAATTTTAAAAGAAGCAAAAGCACGAATACGAATAGAAGTGGTAGAAGTAGGCGAAAAGCTCTATAACAAAAATTATACTTCAGGAATTGCAGAGGATACCTGGCAATCATTAATTAGAACTAAAATCCTTTTAAAAGCGCCCATTACTACTCCGCTAGGTAGTGGATATAAAAGTTTAAATGTCACCCTTAGAAAAGCTTTATCTCTTTATGCTAATGTTCGTCCTGCGGTTTCTTATGCCCCCTTTATTAAAACACTACATCCAAATCTTAACATTGCTATTATCCGAGAAAATGTAGAGGATTTATATGCAGGTATTGAATATAGGCAGACCCATAACGTCTACGAGTCTCTTAAATTAATTAGTAGGGTAGGCAGTGAAAAAATTATTAGATATGCATTTGAATACGCACAAATAAATAATCGTAAAAAAGTTACTTGCTTTAGTAAAGATAATATTATGAAACTTTCTGATGGAATTTTCCATGAGGTTTTTCAAGAAATAGCAGCAGAATACCCTCAAATTCAAAGTAACTATTACTTGATAGATATAGGTACTGC from Candidatus Tisiphia endosymbiont of Beris chalybata includes:
- a CDS encoding OmpH family outer membrane protein: MIPRDRLLSDDFAARRDGAKPIDNRRALSNDVCQFILEEYRWLITIICVILLYNTTIYALNPTNETKFLGQIAIVDIPAVLESSIAIHSIRKSVENISKKMHQTLLQKDLEFKEIESQLLAKRSTLSEAAFNEEVDNFNQKVNAARKQLQERKLVLAHSHSEAVGKVQQAILNIISTLAEKHNIDIVISNTQILFAKNTLNITLEVVAELNNSLKQVPITYE